From the Gramella sp. Hel_I_59 genome, one window contains:
- the accC gene encoding acetyl-CoA carboxylase biotin carboxylase subunit produces the protein MKKILVANRGEIALRVMKTVKRMGIDTVAVYSEADRNAPHVRFADEAVCIGPAASSESYLKGDKIIEVAKQLGVDGIHPGYGFLSENAGFAEAVEDNGITWIGPGSKAIKVMGSKLAAKDAVKAYDIPMVPGIDEAITDTEKAKAIGRDIGFPILIKASAGGGGKGMRVVEKEENLEDQMKRAISEAESAFGDGSVFIEKYVSSPRHIEIQVLSDTHGNYLHLFERECSVQRRHQKVVEEAPSVVLDDELRTKMGEAAVKVAKACDYVGAGTVEFLFDENRNFYFLEMNTRLQVEHPVTEYITGVDLVEQQIRIARGEAIAFSQDDLKIKGHAMELRVYAEDPLEDFMPSTGTLEKYQIPQGEGIRMDNGFEEGMEVPIYYDPMLAKLVTYGKTREEAIEVMIKAIDNYIVEGVSTTLAFGKFVFQHDAFRSGDFDTHFVKKYYSPEALKEETEQEARLAALLALKQYLNDKEQLRLPSN, from the coding sequence ATGAAGAAAATATTAGTAGCAAATAGAGGCGAGATCGCGCTTAGAGTAATGAAAACTGTAAAACGTATGGGTATAGATACGGTTGCAGTTTATTCTGAAGCAGATAGAAATGCACCTCATGTTCGGTTTGCAGATGAAGCGGTTTGCATTGGACCTGCGGCATCCAGCGAATCTTACCTTAAAGGAGATAAGATCATTGAAGTTGCTAAACAACTCGGTGTGGACGGGATTCACCCTGGTTATGGTTTCCTTAGTGAAAATGCAGGTTTTGCAGAAGCTGTGGAAGACAATGGCATTACCTGGATTGGTCCTGGTAGTAAGGCGATCAAGGTGATGGGAAGTAAGCTTGCTGCGAAAGATGCGGTAAAAGCCTACGATATTCCTATGGTTCCCGGGATCGATGAGGCGATCACCGATACTGAAAAAGCAAAGGCAATTGGAAGAGACATTGGCTTTCCAATTCTTATCAAAGCCTCTGCCGGTGGTGGTGGAAAAGGAATGCGTGTTGTTGAGAAAGAAGAAAACCTGGAAGACCAGATGAAGAGAGCGATTAGCGAAGCTGAATCTGCTTTTGGTGATGGTTCGGTTTTTATTGAGAAATACGTTTCTTCTCCAAGACATATTGAGATACAGGTATTATCAGATACTCATGGTAATTATTTACACTTGTTTGAAAGAGAATGTAGTGTACAGCGTAGACACCAAAAGGTTGTAGAAGAAGCACCTTCTGTAGTTCTTGATGATGAGTTGCGTACAAAAATGGGTGAGGCAGCCGTAAAAGTGGCGAAGGCCTGTGATTATGTGGGTGCTGGAACTGTAGAATTCTTGTTCGATGAAAACAGGAATTTTTATTTCCTTGAAATGAATACAAGATTGCAGGTAGAACATCCTGTAACCGAATACATAACGGGTGTGGATCTTGTTGAACAGCAGATCAGGATCGCTCGTGGTGAGGCAATTGCTTTTAGCCAGGATGACTTAAAGATCAAAGGACACGCTATGGAACTCCGCGTTTATGCTGAAGATCCTTTAGAAGATTTTATGCCAAGTACGGGAACCCTTGAAAAATATCAGATTCCGCAAGGCGAAGGAATCAGAATGGACAATGGTTTCGAAGAAGGAATGGAAGTACCGATCTATTATGATCCTATGCTCGCAAAACTGGTCACCTACGGTAAAACCCGGGAAGAAGCGATCGAGGTAATGATCAAAGCGATCGATAATTATATCGTGGAAGGTGTTTCAACGACACTTGCCTTCGGAAAATTTGTTTTCCAGCATGATGCCTTTAGAAGCGGTGATTTTGATACACATTTCGTTAAGAAATATTATTCTCCGGAAGCGCTGAAAGAGGAAACAGAACAGGAAGCCAGACTGGCAGCATTACTGGCGCTGAAACAATACTTAAATGACAAGGAACAGCTAAGGCTGCCTTCAAACTAA
- a CDS encoding acetyl-CoA carboxylase biotin carboxyl carrier protein subunit → MDKKYKVKVNEDFEFEFSQEEIAALDTQKTSEAHYHILKDNRSFSAEVFKPDFLHRKYDIKINSNIYSVRINNDLDQLIEEMGLSLGSSQQVNDIKAPMPGLILEVNVKEGDEVKEGDYLLVLEAMKMENTLTAPRDGVVKSVSVSKADTVEKNQLLIEME, encoded by the coding sequence ATGGATAAAAAATACAAGGTTAAAGTAAATGAAGATTTTGAGTTCGAGTTCAGCCAGGAAGAGATCGCTGCACTGGATACCCAGAAAACTTCAGAAGCACATTATCATATCTTAAAAGATAATCGTTCCTTTTCCGCAGAAGTCTTTAAACCAGATTTCCTTCACAGAAAATATGACATTAAGATCAACTCCAATATCTATTCGGTAAGGATCAATAACGATCTGGACCAGTTGATAGAGGAGATGGGACTTTCATTAGGTAGCTCTCAGCAAGTAAATGATATCAAGGCACCTATGCCGGGACTGATTCTGGAAGTTAATGTAAAAGAAGGCGACGAGGTCAAAGAAGGTGATTACCTGCTGGTTCTAGAGGCCATGAAAATGGAAAATACACTTACGGCACCCAGAGATGGTGTGGTAAAATCTGTTAGCGTGAGCAAAGCAGATACTGTTGAAAAGAATCAGTTATTGATCGAAATGGAATAA
- a CDS encoding MBL fold metallo-hydrolase: MDIKQFKDEPLAHYSYAIVSEGKMALVDPSRNPMQYYSYAESKNAKIVAIFETHPHADFISGHMQILQETGATIYTSEMVGADYPHKGFDDGDSFEMGKITFSAINTPGHSPDSITVVAKEDKDTALFTGDTLFIGNVGRPDLREKAGNMTAKRKELASDMYHTIKNKFTDLPDDALVYPAHGAGSLCGKNMSDDSSSTLGNERQGNWAFKEQTEEEFIEEILKDQPFIPSYFGFDVDVNKTGPENVQRTKWANEVRLYVTEKEDEDMLVVDTRDEEAFKNGHLSNSINIMCRSEKDKFETWLGAIVKPEEAFYLVIESVDQLEEVLERAAKIGYEKQIKGVYTLGEDLPVESREFDLEDFKNNQNNYTIVDIRNTSEVNEGKFFEDAIAVPLNELRDEVTEIPSHKPVVVHCAGGYRSAAGSSILENIFEATRVYDLSDDIKEFK, translated from the coding sequence ATGGATATAAAGCAATTTAAAGACGAACCACTGGCACATTACTCTTACGCTATTGTGAGTGAAGGTAAAATGGCGCTGGTAGATCCATCCAGAAACCCGATGCAGTATTATTCTTATGCTGAATCCAAGAATGCCAAGATCGTGGCAATTTTTGAAACACATCCACATGCCGATTTTATTAGCGGACATATGCAAATTCTCCAGGAAACGGGAGCGACGATATATACCAGTGAGATGGTAGGAGCAGATTATCCTCATAAGGGATTTGATGATGGTGACAGTTTTGAAATGGGAAAGATCACCTTTAGCGCGATCAATACCCCAGGGCATTCTCCAGACAGTATTACGGTAGTGGCAAAGGAAGATAAAGACACTGCACTTTTTACTGGAGATACTTTGTTCATTGGAAATGTAGGTAGACCAGACCTTCGGGAAAAGGCCGGGAATATGACCGCTAAACGTAAGGAACTGGCGAGTGATATGTATCATACGATCAAGAATAAATTTACAGATCTTCCAGATGATGCGTTAGTATATCCTGCTCACGGTGCAGGTTCTCTCTGCGGAAAGAACATGAGCGATGATTCTTCCAGTACGCTTGGAAATGAAAGACAGGGTAACTGGGCATTTAAAGAACAGACAGAAGAAGAGTTTATTGAGGAAATACTGAAGGATCAGCCATTCATTCCTAGTTATTTTGGTTTTGATGTAGACGTAAACAAAACCGGACCAGAGAATGTACAGCGTACAAAATGGGCTAACGAAGTACGTCTTTATGTGACTGAAAAAGAAGATGAAGATATGCTGGTAGTAGATACCAGGGACGAAGAAGCTTTTAAGAACGGTCATCTTTCCAATAGTATTAACATCATGTGCCGTTCAGAAAAAGATAAGTTCGAAACCTGGTTAGGTGCGATCGTAAAACCGGAAGAAGCATTTTACCTGGTGATCGAATCTGTAGACCAACTGGAAGAAGTACTGGAAAGAGCCGCCAAGATCGGTTATGAAAAACAAATTAAAGGAGTTTATACGCTTGGAGAAGATCTTCCTGTAGAAAGCAGGGAATTTGATCTCGAAGATTTTAAAAACAACCAGAATAACTACACGATCGTGGATATTAGAAATACCAGTGAAGTGAATGAAGGTAAGTTCTTTGAGGACGCTATCGCAGTTCCATTAAACGAACTTCGTGATGAGGTTACAGAGATCCCTTCTCACAAACCAGTAGTAGTTCACTGTGCCGGAGGTTATAGATCTGCTGCAGGTAGCAGCATTCTTGAAAATATCTTTGAAGCCACCAGGGTGTATGACCTTAGTGATGATATCAAGGAATTTAAATAA
- a CDS encoding sterol desaturase family protein, translating to MEKYLEIIQSSFSGYANYLWNEITSPTWTSYFYWLIGLSLLVWTLEVLIPWRKEQKPIRKGFWLDSFYIVFNFFLFSLIGYNALSNVAVEIFNDFLGLFGISNIVAFQIDQLPAWTQLLIMFVIADFIQWNVHRQLHRRTWLWEFHKVHHSVKQMGFAAQFRFHFMETIIYKTVQYIPLAMIGFGIQEFFVVHMFAVLVGHLNHANLGWSYGPLGYIFNNPKMHIWHHSKELPKDRPFGMNFGLSLSIWDYLFGTAYIPKNGKQIELGFHGDENFPETFKSQTLYPFRRK from the coding sequence GTGGAGAAATATCTAGAGATCATCCAGAGTTCTTTTTCAGGGTACGCAAATTACCTCTGGAACGAGATCACCAGTCCTACCTGGACCAGTTATTTTTACTGGCTTATAGGTTTGTCTCTTTTGGTTTGGACGTTAGAGGTATTGATCCCCTGGAGAAAAGAGCAGAAACCAATACGTAAAGGATTCTGGCTCGATTCTTTTTATATAGTATTCAATTTTTTCCTGTTTTCGCTTATTGGGTATAATGCGCTAAGTAATGTGGCTGTGGAGATCTTCAATGATTTTCTCGGACTTTTCGGGATCAGTAATATTGTAGCTTTTCAAATAGATCAACTACCAGCCTGGACTCAACTACTTATCATGTTCGTGATCGCCGATTTTATTCAGTGGAACGTTCACAGGCAGTTACATCGCAGAACATGGTTATGGGAGTTTCATAAGGTACATCATAGTGTAAAGCAAATGGGTTTTGCGGCACAGTTCCGGTTTCATTTTATGGAAACCATCATCTATAAAACTGTACAATATATTCCGCTGGCCATGATTGGTTTTGGGATTCAGGAATTTTTCGTGGTACATATGTTCGCGGTGCTCGTAGGTCATTTAAATCATGCGAACTTAGGCTGGAGCTATGGGCCGCTAGGATATATTTTTAATAATCCAAAAATGCATATCTGGCATCATAGTAAAGAATTACCAAAGGACAGACCTTTCGGAATGAACTTCGGGCTAAGTCTTAGTATCTGGGATTATCTTTTTGGTACCGCCTATATTCCGAAGAATGGAAAACAAATAGAATTAGGATTTCATGGGGATGAGAATTTTCCGGAGACATTTAAGAGTCAGACCCTTTATCCCTTCAGAAGAAAATAA
- a CDS encoding aldo/keto reductase, with product MSREVLKQKFGLGGVAIGNGFKVLSDKEAGQTLEGAWNAGVRYYDTSPWYGLGLSERRFGHFLHNKKREDYILTTKAGRLLKANGNKPETMWNEPAPFDYEYDYSAEAVRRSVEDSLQRLGVESIDYVFIHDLSPDHNDEYKDGTTWLDHFEVARTGAMPELTRMREEGIIKGWGLGVNTIEPIVKTLEETDANPDIFLSAIQYSMIDHKKSLDELFPVIEKHDVGLIAAAPFSAGLLSGQKRYNYGGEMPDDKVKQLNGMKEVAEKYDVDLSRASIQFSYAPKVVNTVLAGASKPEQVEENMKAFDAKIPSGFWQELKERNLIDSRCETPE from the coding sequence ATGAGTAGAGAAGTTTTAAAACAGAAGTTTGGACTAGGTGGTGTAGCCATTGGAAACGGTTTCAAAGTACTTAGCGATAAAGAAGCAGGACAAACCCTTGAAGGAGCATGGAATGCAGGTGTACGATATTATGATACCTCTCCATGGTATGGATTGGGATTAAGTGAAAGAAGGTTTGGACATTTTCTGCATAACAAAAAACGTGAAGATTATATCCTGACGACCAAAGCAGGTAGATTATTAAAGGCTAATGGAAATAAGCCGGAAACGATGTGGAATGAACCTGCTCCTTTCGATTATGAATATGACTATTCGGCGGAAGCTGTAAGAAGATCAGTAGAAGACAGTTTACAAAGACTGGGAGTCGAAAGCATAGATTATGTATTTATCCATGATCTTTCTCCAGATCATAACGATGAATATAAAGATGGTACGACGTGGCTGGATCATTTTGAAGTAGCAAGAACTGGTGCGATGCCAGAACTTACCAGAATGCGTGAAGAGGGAATTATCAAAGGCTGGGGTCTTGGAGTAAATACCATAGAACCTATTGTAAAGACCCTGGAAGAGACAGATGCAAATCCTGATATTTTCCTTTCTGCTATTCAGTATTCCATGATCGATCATAAAAAATCGCTGGATGAATTATTTCCGGTGATCGAAAAACACGATGTGGGACTTATTGCTGCTGCACCATTTAGTGCTGGGCTGTTATCAGGACAGAAGCGCTATAATTATGGTGGAGAAATGCCTGATGATAAAGTAAAGCAGTTAAACGGAATGAAAGAGGTTGCAGAGAAATATGACGTGGATCTAAGTAGGGCTTCCATTCAATTCTCTTATGCTCCTAAAGTTGTAAATACGGTGCTGGCAGGTGCCAGTAAGCCGGAGCAGGTAGAAGAAAACATGAAAGCTTTTGATGCGAAGATCCCATCAGGTTTCTGGCAGGAGCTAAAAGAAAGGAATCTCATCGATAGCAGATGTGAGACTCCAGAGTAA
- a CDS encoding nitroreductase family protein, which produces MEGKLEKKIVEVNGFPHIPFYSEEFTEAEMLLRARKYYSELSARRSVRHFSNRPVAKEIIEQLILSAGTAPSGAHKQPWKFCAISSEEIKRKIRIAAEEEERANYNSRMSEQWLKDLAPLGTDTNKEFLEIAPWIIVVFKEAYEIGTKEKKLTNYYVNESVGIACGMLISAIHNAGLVTLTHTPSPMNFLSNILQRPKNERPYLLLPVGYAAKDALVPDIERKKLSQITEFYE; this is translated from the coding sequence ATGGAAGGAAAATTAGAAAAGAAAATAGTTGAGGTAAACGGATTCCCGCACATTCCCTTTTATTCTGAAGAGTTTACCGAGGCCGAAATGCTGTTGAGAGCCAGAAAGTATTATTCAGAACTTTCTGCTCGAAGATCGGTTAGACACTTTTCAAATCGACCTGTAGCGAAAGAAATTATTGAGCAATTGATTCTTTCTGCTGGAACGGCGCCTTCAGGAGCACATAAACAGCCCTGGAAATTTTGCGCGATCTCTTCCGAAGAAATCAAACGGAAAATTAGAATCGCTGCAGAAGAGGAAGAGCGGGCAAATTATAACAGCAGAATGAGCGAACAATGGCTGAAGGATCTTGCCCCACTGGGAACCGATACCAATAAGGAGTTTCTGGAGATCGCCCCGTGGATCATTGTAGTTTTCAAAGAAGCCTATGAAATTGGAACTAAAGAAAAAAAACTTACGAACTACTACGTAAATGAGTCGGTTGGGATCGCCTGCGGAATGCTAATCTCTGCTATTCATAATGCCGGACTTGTGACTTTAACGCACACTCCCAGTCCTATGAACTTTCTTTCAAACATACTCCAGCGGCCAAAGAATGAAAGGCCTTATTTATTATTGCCGGTAGGTTATGCTGCAAAAGATGCGCTGGTACCAGATATCGAGCGAAAAAAGCTATCACAGATCACAGAGTTTTACGAATAA
- a CDS encoding coniferyl aldehyde dehydrogenase — MTSQELSDLLKIQQKAFTKSPPEYEQRMEALASLSEMVEKNQERLIAAVSQDFGHHSSEETTILELFPLHDEIKHARRHLKSWIKRKSVRSSWFLLPSMAYYQFQPLGSVGIMGAWNYQILLTLSPLVDAIAAGNHAIIKPSEIAPASAEVIKDLINKTFDRSYIHCVTGDAELAKNFSSLSFDHLFFTGSTRVGKLIMAAAAPNLTPVTLELGGKSPAIIHESYDLELAAKRILAGKLFNAGQTCVAPDYLVMSVDLNDQFVEYSKQVVEKFYPDISNNKQYSYIISDKHFKRLTSLLEDAKQKGAKIIEICETNELPEGMMTPKLVFDVSSDMEIMQEEIFGPLLPVLNLDSVEEAIDHINANAKPLALYYFDDNQDRIDHLLKFTLSGGVTINDTIYHLAQHRLPFGGVGASGMGHYHGFDGFKTFSKKRAVMQQKKFAATDILHPPYTDIKKKLIGVMGDISKV; from the coding sequence ATGACTTCACAAGAACTATCAGATCTACTAAAAATTCAGCAAAAGGCATTTACAAAATCCCCTCCGGAATACGAACAGAGAATGGAGGCTTTGGCCAGTCTTTCAGAAATGGTAGAGAAAAATCAGGAACGATTGATCGCTGCCGTTTCTCAGGATTTTGGACATCATAGCTCTGAAGAAACGACCATCCTCGAACTTTTTCCTTTACATGATGAGATCAAACATGCCCGGCGACATCTTAAAAGCTGGATTAAAAGAAAATCGGTTCGCAGTTCATGGTTTCTATTACCATCTATGGCGTACTATCAATTCCAGCCATTAGGTTCTGTGGGCATTATGGGCGCATGGAATTACCAGATCTTATTAACGCTAAGTCCATTGGTGGACGCCATAGCCGCGGGAAATCATGCAATCATCAAACCTTCTGAAATTGCTCCGGCATCGGCAGAAGTGATCAAGGATTTGATAAACAAGACATTCGACAGATCTTATATTCACTGTGTTACTGGCGATGCAGAGCTTGCCAAGAATTTTTCATCGCTCTCATTTGATCATCTATTCTTTACAGGTTCTACCCGCGTGGGAAAATTGATCATGGCAGCAGCTGCACCCAATCTTACACCTGTCACGCTGGAACTTGGTGGTAAATCTCCTGCGATCATTCATGAATCCTACGATCTCGAACTGGCTGCAAAGAGGATTCTGGCTGGTAAACTTTTTAATGCGGGGCAGACCTGTGTTGCACCAGATTACCTGGTAATGTCGGTGGATCTGAACGATCAGTTTGTAGAATACAGCAAACAGGTAGTAGAAAAGTTCTATCCAGATATCTCGAATAACAAACAGTATTCCTATATCATTAGCGATAAACATTTTAAACGTTTGACATCTTTACTGGAAGACGCTAAACAAAAAGGTGCTAAAATTATTGAAATATGCGAAACCAATGAGTTGCCTGAAGGAATGATGACTCCAAAATTGGTCTTTGACGTTAGCAGCGATATGGAGATCATGCAGGAAGAGATCTTTGGTCCGCTATTGCCCGTTTTAAACCTTGATTCCGTTGAGGAGGCAATCGATCATATAAACGCGAATGCGAAACCTCTGGCACTTTATTATTTTGATGATAACCAGGATCGTATAGATCATCTTTTAAAATTTACGCTTTCAGGTGGAGTGACCATTAATGATACTATTTACCATTTAGCGCAGCATAGACTACCTTTTGGCGGAGTGGGAGCAAGCGGAATGGGCCACTATCACGGTTTTGACGGTTTCAAAACCTTTTCGAAAAAGCGAGCGGTCATGCAGCAGAAGAAATTCGCTGCCACAGATATTCTGCATCCGCCTTATACCGATATTAAAAAGAAACTAATTGGCGTAATGGGAGATATTAGCAAAGTTTAG
- a CDS encoding class I SAM-dependent methyltransferase: protein MDLKEHWEKIYNTKQFEETSWYQPKPEYSLEIIRSLGLSPEANIIDIGGGNSFLTDNLLELGYINIHVLDISAKSLQDSQTRLAENAEKIKWIESDITSFKPDTSFDLWHDRAALHFLTEDKQVEDYLSVLKNSLKKGAYCLLSVFSENGPDKCSGITIRKYTTSDLEELLESDFDTVRLENRDHTTPWGAKQNFSTGLFRRK from the coding sequence ATGGATTTAAAAGAACACTGGGAAAAGATTTATAATACCAAACAGTTTGAAGAAACGAGCTGGTACCAGCCAAAGCCGGAATATAGCCTTGAGATCATCAGGTCTCTTGGTCTTTCACCTGAAGCGAATATTATTGATATTGGCGGAGGGAATAGTTTTCTGACAGATAATTTATTGGAATTGGGATATATTAACATTCATGTTTTGGATATTTCAGCAAAATCACTGCAGGATTCACAGACCAGATTAGCAGAGAATGCTGAAAAAATTAAATGGATAGAGTCTGATATAACTAGCTTTAAACCAGATACATCATTTGACCTGTGGCATGATCGTGCGGCCCTGCATTTTCTTACCGAAGATAAGCAGGTAGAGGATTACTTATCAGTATTAAAAAATTCTTTAAAAAAGGGCGCTTATTGTCTCCTATCCGTTTTTTCTGAAAACGGACCCGATAAATGTAGTGGAATCACCATCAGAAAATACACAACTTCAGATCTGGAGGAATTATTGGAATCAGATTTTGATACGGTGAGGCTCGAGAATAGGGATCATACAACTCCTTGGGGAGCGAAACAGAACTTCTCGACAGGGCTCTTCAGAAGAAAATAA
- a CDS encoding DUF2231 domain-containing protein, whose amino-acid sequence METQIPEFWRTEVFHPLSVHFPIVLLLLATLFKIMSLWSGRETWHFGGRLLLILGVIGIWISIYTGDLADGIVSRKLCDPTILKDHENFAYTTAWLFSIGLLLEIVFYYFKSFRNKLINLVVVLLLVAGSVCLAYVGHLGASLVYQQAAGVNIPSENCAEFN is encoded by the coding sequence ATGGAAACTCAAATTCCAGAATTTTGGCGGACAGAGGTTTTTCATCCTCTGTCCGTTCATTTTCCAATAGTTTTATTGTTACTGGCCACTCTTTTTAAGATCATGAGTCTATGGTCTGGAAGGGAAACCTGGCATTTTGGTGGCCGACTTTTACTAATCCTCGGGGTTATTGGGATCTGGATTTCTATTTATACCGGTGATCTGGCAGATGGGATCGTTTCCCGTAAATTATGTGATCCAACTATTTTAAAAGATCACGAGAACTTTGCCTATACCACTGCCTGGTTATTTAGTATTGGGCTTTTACTGGAGATAGTATTTTATTACTTCAAAAGCTTCAGGAATAAACTGATCAATCTTGTGGTTGTCCTGCTTTTAGTCGCGGGTTCTGTTTGCCTGGCCTATGTAGGTCATCTGGGTGCAAGCCTGGTTTATCAGCAAGCCGCAGGGGTGAATATTCCTTCTGAAAATTGTGCAGAATTTAATTGA
- a CDS encoding cytochrome d ubiquinol oxidase subunit II has translation MLYVVLFFTFFSLFLYVLLGGADFGAGIVELFSSRENKELNKLTVYKVMGPVWEANHIWLIILIVILWIAFPAYFNIFIIYLHIPLTLVLLGITMRGVAFIFRHYDAVIDGTQVWYNRMFRISSLITPIFLGMSFGALVSGKIVVTDDYSNTTFAEIFMYPWFNTFTVLTGLFYAALCAFLASTLLIGETEGDIRKMYSRKSAIFTVVLVLVGGAVLFYGYWYDLVFIKEFLQNKISLIAIALSALFLIPLWFAIGKQNRIQTRIYAGLQILLVIFAAVHTHFPRLIITSTSEVNMLENTAPESVMYVLGISLIIGGGIILPGLFHLMKSFNMIRIPTRSGKHTAED, from the coding sequence ATGTTATACGTGGTACTGTTTTTTACGTTTTTCTCTCTATTTCTATATGTTCTGTTGGGTGGTGCCGACTTTGGGGCTGGCATCGTAGAGCTTTTTTCATCCCGCGAGAACAAGGAATTAAATAAACTCACGGTCTATAAGGTCATGGGACCTGTCTGGGAAGCAAATCATATCTGGCTTATTATCCTGATCGTTATTCTGTGGATCGCTTTTCCGGCATATTTCAATATCTTTATTATCTATCTCCATATTCCGCTTACGCTGGTTTTACTGGGAATTACCATGCGTGGTGTTGCTTTTATCTTTAGGCATTATGATGCGGTAATTGATGGGACACAGGTATGGTATAATCGAATGTTCAGGATCTCCAGTCTTATTACGCCAATTTTCCTCGGAATGTCCTTTGGAGCATTAGTGAGCGGTAAGATCGTAGTTACAGATGATTACTCTAATACTACCTTCGCTGAAATTTTTATGTACCCGTGGTTCAATACCTTTACGGTTCTAACTGGATTATTCTACGCCGCACTTTGTGCATTCCTTGCTTCAACTTTATTAATTGGAGAAACTGAAGGTGATATCAGGAAAATGTATAGTCGGAAATCGGCAATCTTTACAGTAGTGCTGGTATTGGTGGGTGGTGCAGTGCTGTTCTATGGGTACTGGTATGATTTGGTTTTTATTAAAGAATTTCTTCAGAATAAAATATCTCTTATAGCGATCGCATTATCAGCCTTATTCCTTATTCCTCTATGGTTTGCCATTGGTAAGCAAAATAGAATACAAACCAGGATCTATGCAGGCTTACAGATTCTATTAGTCATTTTTGCTGCAGTACACACTCATTTTCCTCGCCTTATCATTACCAGTACTTCGGAAGTAAATATGCTCGAAAACACTGCTCCGGAATCTGTAATGTATGTTCTGGGTATTTCTTTGATCATTGGAGGCGGGATCATATTGCCGGGATTATTTCATTTGATGAAATCGTTTAATATGATCAGGATTCCGACCAGATCAGGAAAACATACAGCTGAAGACTAA